The following coding sequences are from one Musa acuminata AAA Group cultivar baxijiao chromosome BXJ1-6, Cavendish_Baxijiao_AAA, whole genome shotgun sequence window:
- the LOC135676978 gene encoding uncharacterized protein LOC135676978, which yields MRPVESKGTCTFDSAQEDNPGSNACNGDVGHKARHYRKALSSRSKPAPSKWDDAQKWLVGLSGRGAHQHAVSKPRNSNADDRRLLASLSQRGRDSCSSADGVLEGGVVLAITACDEGETKKMDYNEAMWRTNKPVQDSSMVVRSVCLRDAGTEMTPIASKEPSRTGTPLGASTPVLKSPVCSRSSTPVRCRQGAQQNDSYKEGMRSLERSEAVPFGAAGGSNWPSREESGTDGARSYEISGSAQDRNPSSLESRATAWDEAERAKYLARYKREEVKIQAWENHEKRKAELEMRRMEVKAERIKSRAQEKYANKSAAAGRIAEEKRASAAAKLNDRAARTSDRTDYIRRTGHLPSSFFSFKLPSLCS from the exons ATGAGGCCTGTAGAGAGCAAGGGGACCTGTACATTTGATTCGGCGCAGGAGGATAATCCCGGCAGCAACGCTTGCAATGGCGATGTCGGACACAAAGCTCGTCACTATCGTAAAGCGTTGAGCTCGCGCAGCAAGCCGGCGCCTTCGAAGTGGGATGACGCGCAGAAGTGGCTGGTTGGGCTGTCGGGCCGCGGAGCTCACCAGCACGCCGTGAGCAAGCCGAGGAACTCGAACGCCGACGATAGAAGGCTGCTCGCTTCACTGTCCCAGCGAGGACGGGATTCTTGTAGCAGCGCTGATGGAGTCTTGGAGGGCGGCGTCGTTCTTGCGATTACTGCGTGCGATGAAGGGGAAACGAAGAAGATGGATTACAACGAAGCAATGTGGAGGACGAATAAGCCGGTGCAGGATTCGTCCATGGTGGTAAGATCCGTTTGCTTGAGAGACGCAGGGACGGAGATGACTCCAATTGCAAGCAAAGAACCATCGAGGACGGGCACGCCACTTGGTGCGTCGACTCCGGTGTTGAAGAGCCCGGTATGTTCTCGATCATCCACCCCTGTGAGATGCCGTCAAGGTGCTCAACAAAATGACAGCTACAAAGAAGGGATGAGGAGTCTCGAGAGAAGCGAGGCCGTGCCTTTCGGCGCGGCCGGCGGGAGCAATTGGCCTTCGAGAGAAGAATCTGGGACTGACGGGGCCAGGTCATATGAGATCAGTGGCTCGGCGCAAGATCGGAACCCGAGTTCGCTGGAATCCCGAGCCACGGCATGGGATGAGGCAGAGCGTGCGAAGTACTTGGCAAG ATACAAGCGTGAAGAGGTGAAGATACAAGCATGGGAAAATCATGAAAAAAGAAAAGCTGAATTGGAAATGAGGAGGATGGAG GTTAAGGCAGAGAGAATCAAATCACGAGCCCAAGAAAAATACGCAAACAAGTCAGCTGCAGCCGGAAGGATCGCAGAGGAGAAGCGTGCCAGTGCAGCGGCCAAGCTGAATGATCGTGCCGCAAGAACTTCCGATAGAACAGACTACATCAGGAGGACAGGGCACCTGCCATCCTCTTTTTTCTCCTTCAAGTTGCCTTCTCTTTGTAGTTGA